The genomic stretch TGGAAGGCCATGTCGGAGGAATCGACCGCATGGTAGGAGCCGTCCGACAGGTTGACGGCGACGTCGACGACGGGGAAGCCGAGCGGGCCGGTCTTCAGGTAATCGCGTATGCCTGTCTCGACCGACTGGATGTAGGTCTTCGGCACGACGCCGCCGGTGATGGTGTCGGTGAACTGGAAGCCGGAGCCGCGCGGCAGCGGCTTGATCTCGATCACCACATCGCCGAACTGGCCATGGCCGCCCGACTGCTTCTTGTGGCGGCCGCGCTGCTGCGCCGATTTGCGGATCGTCTCGCGATAGGGCACCGCGGGCGCGTGGCCTTCGACCGGGATCTGGTTCTTGCCCTCCAGCCGCTCGCGCACGACCCGCAGATGCATTTCGCCATGGCCCGACAGCACCGTCTCAGCCGAGTCCTGGTTGTGGCGCAGGCTGAGCGAGGGATCTTCCTCGGCCAGCCGCTGGATGGCGGCCGACATCTTGACCTCGTCCTTGCGTTCCTTTGGCCTGAGCGCGAAGGCGAAGACCGGCTGCGGCGGCTCGAACGTGAACAGCTGTTTGGTGCCGCCCTTGGCCGAGGTCAGCGTCTGGCCGGTCTTGACGTCGTCCAGCTTGCCGAGCGCCACTGTGTCGCCGGCCTTGGCGGTGGCGAGCTTGAACTGGTCCTTGCCGAGCATCTTGTAGATGCCGGAAACCTTGGCGGTGTCGCCGCCGGGCAGCCAGAGCTCGGAGCCATCGGCGACCTGGCCGGACAGGATGCGCGACACCGACAGCTTGCCGCCATGCGGCGTGTGGATGGTCTTCATCACCTGCACCACGGTGGCGCCGCCGTCCGGGGCGCCAAGCCGCTTGCGGGTCGCCTCGATGTCGGGCGCGTCGTGGCGGATCGCCTTCAAGAGGCGCAGCACGCCGTTGCCCTTCTCGGCGGTGCCGATCAGCACCGGCGTCACCACGCCTTCGCGCAGATCGGCGGCGAGGTCGTCGAAGATCGCGTCCTTCGGCGGCTCGATTTCCTCGAGCAGCTGTTCCATCAGCTGGTCGTCATGGTCGGCCAGGGTTTCCAGCATCGAGAAGCGCGCTTCCAGTTCGCGCGCCTTGTCGTCGCCCGGTATCTCAGCCACCTCGCTTTCGGCATATTCGCGGTAGATGTAGGCGCGCTCCAGCGCCAGATCGATCGAGCCGATGACGACGCCGTCCTTGCGCAGCGGAATCTGGCGCAGCAGGAGCGGCACAGAGCTTGCCGGCTGCAGCATCTTCAGCGTGTCGCGCACGCCCGCAATCGCCTTGTCGACCTTGTTGAGGAACAGGATGCGCGGCACGCCGAGATCGTCGAGCTTGCGCATGATGAGCTGCAGGGCAGGGATCTTCTTTTCGTCGGCCTCGGCCACGACCACCGCGAGGTCGCAGGCGGCCAGCACCGGCTCGGCCTCGAAGGAGAATTCGATCGAGCCGGGACAATCGACGAAGGTGATCTGCTCGCCCATGAATTCGGTGGTGGCGATCGTCGCCTCGACGCTCATGGCGTGCGCGCGCGCTTCCGGCGAATGGTCTGAAACAGTGCTGCCTGATGAAACGGGATTTTGTCGGGGGATGGCGCCCGTACGGGCCAATATGGCTTCGAGAAGTGTCGTCTTACCGCTTGCAAAGGGACCGACTATGGCAATGCATTTCGGTCCCGTGCGTCGTCCTCCGGCGCGAGTACCCATGGCTGACCTCCACTCAGGCGTTTCCCTAGGGACCGACTGCTTGCATGGTTCAGGCGTGGTCAATCGGTCCTGAGCGGCGGCCGGCCTGTTCGACCGTCGCGGGCGGGGTTCTTTTCCTGTTGCCACCTGCCCTGAAGCATCGTCCCACTTGTTTGCCGGCAGGGCAAGGAAAATAGAAATCCGCTGCCGTGCGGTGTCCTCAGGCGCTCAGCGCCAGGGGTCCGGCATCGATGGCCTGCAAGGGCGCCACCTTGTCGCGCGGCGCCGGCATGCCGAAGAAGTAGCCCTGGAAACGGTTGCAGCCGGCGGCCTTGGCCAGCGCGAACTCCTCCTGCGTCTCCACGCCTTCCGCAACGATGGTGACGTCCTGGATGCGCGCGATCTGCGCGAGCGCCGACACGAAGATCTGCGCCACCTGATCGTGGGCGAGACTGCGTATGTAGGAACGGTCGATCTTGATGCTGTCGATGGGCAGGGTTTTCAGATAGTTGAAGCCGCAATGGCCGGTGCCGAAATCGTCGAGCGCGATGTGGAAGCCGAGACCGCGCAACGCTTCGAGGCGCCGCAGGATTTCCGGCGTGGCGGCGGTCGCCACGGTCTCGGTGATCTCGATGATGAACTGTGTCGCCGAGCGGCCGGTTTCCTTCAGCACGCGGTCACACATGGTGACGATCTCGTCGCGCTTCAGCTGCTCGCCGGAAACATTGATGGAGATGCGGCGCCCGGGGAAATGGCCGACATCGGCGCAAGCCCGCTTGAACACCCATTCGCCCAGCATGTCGATCAGGGTCGAGCGTTCGGCGATGGGGATGAACTCGGCCGGCGAGATCAGCCCGCGAACCGGATGACGCCAGCGGATCAGGCCTTCGAGAGCACAGGTGGACCCGTCCGGATTGACGATCGGCTGGTAGTGCAGCTCGAGTTCGCCCAGATAGACCGCGGCGCGCAACTCCCGCTCGACCAGGCGCCGGTAGCGCTTGTCGGACAGCATCTCCTCGTCGAACACGGTGACGCGGCCACGACCGGCGGCCTTGCTTTCATAGAGCGCCAGGTCGGCGACCAGCATCAACTCCGCCGTGTTGGAGGCATGGATTGGCGCCAGCGCCACGCCGACCGAGATGGAGAGCGGAATGGTCTTGCCTTCATGCGATTTGCCGGCGCGCATCGTATCGAGCAATTGCCTGATGTCCTTGTTGATGACGCCGAGGTCGCCATGCGGAATGATGACGCCGAATTCGTCGCCGCCCAGCCGCCCGACCATGCCGCCGGCAAAGACGCGTTCCGACGTCTTGACCAGGTGCACCAGAGCGAGGTCGCCGAACTGGTGCCCGAACGTGTCGTTGAGCTGCTTGAAGTGATCGACGTCGATCAACAGCAAAGTCGCCTCGCGCCGGTCGCGCATCGTGCCCAGGCTGTCGCCCAGCGCTTCGAGGAAGTAGCGCCTGGTCATCGCCCCGGTCATGGCGTCCCTGGTCAGGAAATGATGTTTCTCCGCTTCGGCCGCCGCTGCCGAGCGCAAGCGATGGACGATGCTGCTGCGCATGTACATCAGCGCCAGCAAGGCAAGGCCGGTGGCCAGGGTCGAGACGGCGAAGGCGACGCCCGAAGGCAGGTTGTGCGAGATGTCGAAAGCGCCGAGCGCGGCCGCGCCGATGCTGAGCACAAGCAGGGCCTGGATGCCGCGATAGATCCGGCCGCTATGGTCCTTGATCGTCGCCAGTATGCTCATCCGCCGGCCCCCGCAATGCGGGCTCACGGCTAGTGGCGAGCCGTTAAGAAGACATTGAATTCGCCGTTGTTTCGCCCCGTGCCGTCATGCGCGAAAGGTTCATGGTTAAGAAGAGAAAACCGGTTCTTCCGCCAGGCTGCCAAACAGCCGGTTGCGCCTCGGGCGATATCGGCCGAC from Mesorhizobium sp. 113-3-3 encodes the following:
- a CDS encoding elongation factor G; this translates as MGTRAGGRRTGPKCIAIVGPFASGKTTLLEAILARTGAIPRQNPVSSGSTVSDHSPEARAHAMSVEATIATTEFMGEQITFVDCPGSIEFSFEAEPVLAACDLAVVVAEADEKKIPALQLIMRKLDDLGVPRILFLNKVDKAIAGVRDTLKMLQPASSVPLLLRQIPLRKDGVVIGSIDLALERAYIYREYAESEVAEIPGDDKARELEARFSMLETLADHDDQLMEQLLEEIEPPKDAIFDDLAADLREGVVTPVLIGTAEKGNGVLRLLKAIRHDAPDIEATRKRLGAPDGGATVVQVMKTIHTPHGGKLSVSRILSGQVADGSELWLPGGDTAKVSGIYKMLGKDQFKLATAKAGDTVALGKLDDVKTGQTLTSAKGGTKQLFTFEPPQPVFAFALRPKERKDEVKMSAAIQRLAEEDPSLSLRHNQDSAETVLSGHGEMHLRVVRERLEGKNQIPVEGHAPAVPYRETIRKSAQQRGRHKKQSGGHGQFGDVVIEIKPLPRGSGFQFTDTITGGVVPKTYIQSVETGIRDYLKTGPLGFPVVDVAVNLSDGSYHAVDSSDMAFQMAAKLAMKEGMAACSPVLLEPVMKVEIVTPSDATSKIIALIPQRRGQILGYDARPGWPGWDVVEATMPQAEIGDLIIELRSATAGVASYRAAFDHMAELTGRLADEAMNTNGKAA
- a CDS encoding putative bifunctional diguanylate cyclase/phosphodiesterase — protein: MSILATIKDHSGRIYRGIQALLVLSIGAAALGAFDISHNLPSGVAFAVSTLATGLALLALMYMRSSIVHRLRSAAAAEAEKHHFLTRDAMTGAMTRRYFLEALGDSLGTMRDRREATLLLIDVDHFKQLNDTFGHQFGDLALVHLVKTSERVFAGGMVGRLGGDEFGVIIPHGDLGVINKDIRQLLDTMRAGKSHEGKTIPLSISVGVALAPIHASNTAELMLVADLALYESKAAGRGRVTVFDEEMLSDKRYRRLVERELRAAVYLGELELHYQPIVNPDGSTCALEGLIRWRHPVRGLISPAEFIPIAERSTLIDMLGEWVFKRACADVGHFPGRRISINVSGEQLKRDEIVTMCDRVLKETGRSATQFIIEITETVATAATPEILRRLEALRGLGFHIALDDFGTGHCGFNYLKTLPIDSIKIDRSYIRSLAHDQVAQIFVSALAQIARIQDVTIVAEGVETQEEFALAKAAGCNRFQGYFFGMPAPRDKVAPLQAIDAGPLALSA